From a single Acidobacteriota bacterium genomic region:
- a CDS encoding beta-lactamase family protein, producing the protein MFSLIVGIASFAAQAQATAEAAVDAFVKAEMERKKIPGVSVAVIKDGKPLVVKGYGLANIEHNVPVKPETIFQSGSVGKQFTAFAIMLLVDEGKIGLDDKIGKYLGEVPESWANVTVQHLLTHTGGFTDYSRGFDFRKDYTEDELLKIIKETPLAFAPGEKWQYSNFGYVTLGIIIRKVTGKFYGDFLTERVFKPLGMTTARVISESDIVPNRAAGYVLRNGEVKNQEWVSPVLNTTADGALYFSVLDMIRWEEALAGRKLLSKAAYDQMWTPVKLNDGRERRYGFGWALRDVNGFKVIEHGGAWQGFKSFIARYPDRGLTVIALANSENANPARLGNGIAEAFDSAVKPKTIKDPEPERTAGFRKVIEDILAGKPDEKRFSPRLFRALSDPNDRLIAYLKTIGPITKFELLERTDIGEVVLYKYAVEFESMNVIVEIGEDKKGIIGYLELQPE; encoded by the coding sequence TTGTTTTCTCTCATTGTCGGTATCGCTTCATTTGCGGCCCAAGCTCAGGCAACGGCCGAGGCTGCGGTTGACGCTTTTGTTAAAGCCGAAATGGAGCGGAAGAAGATCCCCGGAGTTTCGGTCGCGGTCATCAAGGATGGCAAGCCGCTTGTAGTAAAGGGTTACGGCCTCGCGAACATCGAGCATAACGTGCCGGTCAAGCCGGAGACGATCTTCCAATCGGGCTCGGTCGGGAAGCAGTTCACGGCATTCGCGATAATGCTGCTGGTCGATGAGGGAAAGATCGGCCTGGACGACAAGATCGGCAAGTATCTCGGCGAAGTGCCGGAATCCTGGGCGAATGTTACCGTCCAACATCTGCTGACGCACACGGGCGGCTTTACCGACTACTCGAGAGGCTTCGACTTTCGAAAAGACTACACCGAGGATGAGTTGCTCAAGATCATCAAGGAAACTCCGCTCGCCTTTGCTCCGGGTGAGAAGTGGCAATACAGCAATTTTGGTTACGTAACACTCGGCATCATCATCCGGAAAGTGACCGGGAAATTTTACGGCGACTTTCTGACCGAGCGTGTGTTCAAACCGCTCGGGATGACGACGGCACGGGTGATAAGCGAGAGCGATATCGTACCGAACCGTGCCGCGGGTTACGTGCTCCGCAACGGCGAGGTGAAAAATCAGGAATGGGTTTCCCCGGTGCTGAACACGACCGCCGACGGTGCCTTGTATTTTTCTGTGCTCGACATGATCCGTTGGGAAGAGGCACTTGCCGGACGAAAGCTTTTGAGCAAGGCCGCCTACGACCAGATGTGGACGCCGGTCAAGCTCAATGACGGCCGCGAGCGGCGGTACGGGTTCGGTTGGGCGCTTCGGGACGTAAACGGCTTTAAGGTCATCGAGCACGGCGGGGCTTGGCAGGGATTTAAGTCGTTCATCGCCCGTTACCCGGACCGCGGGCTTACGGTCATCGCCCTCGCGAATTCGGAGAACGCAAACCCGGCCCGGCTCGGCAATGGGATAGCAGAGGCTTTCGATTCGGCAGTAAAGCCGAAGACGATCAAAGACCCGGAGCCCGAGCGAACCGCAGGCTTCCGAAAGGTCATTGAAGACATCTTAGCCGGAAAGCCGGACGAGAAGCGGTTCTCGCCACGGCTTTTTCGGGCCCTAAGCGATCCGAACGACCGATTGATCGCATATTTGAAGACGATCGGCCCGATCACGAAGTTCGAACTTCTGGAACGAACCGATATCGGCGAGGTGGTGCTATACAAATATGCTGTGGAATTTGAAAGCATGAACGTCATAGTCGAGATCGGCGAGGACAAGAAGGGTATTATTGGCTACCTAGAACTTCAACCGGAGTAA
- a CDS encoding amidohydrolase family protein codes for MRFISVLTLLLLCLTVTSSQISPSRPVQPVVFQNVTVIDMESGLAIPGLSVVVEGNRISAVAKTPRIPEKAQVIDATGKFLIPGMWDMHSHSLDRWAWSSLLNIANGVTGVRDPGAIMPSGEITKLRDDVEQGKVFGPRFVASGRQFDGSPKSRASYIETNTADEIRNEIKKRKEFGMDFIKIYTRLSREVFFAAADETKRSGIPLDGHVPLSLTAVEASDAGMRSIEHSYRHRMACATAETEIREILLKQFNLGNDDPKAYWLNEEKAFLLGLNTYSSEKCVELGKKFARNGTWFVPTLVEMQTRFRNEYWEGPEFSERFKDPRLRFVPKAKLQTWRENIQWDVGFVSGQMVYGNRGEDAILSERRREFANRIKMPADLHRGGAKILAGTDADSNFAFLFFGFSLHDELELLVKGGLSPLEALRSATLNPAIFLKREKELGTIEAGKLADLVLLDANPLEDIRNTKKINAVVVNGKYLPKAELDKLLEDAESIVMKL; via the coding sequence ATGAGATTCATATCGGTATTGACGCTCCTGCTACTTTGTTTGACAGTCACGTCGTCGCAGATCTCACCAAGCCGACCGGTCCAGCCGGTCGTCTTTCAGAACGTCACCGTGATCGACATGGAAAGCGGTCTAGCCATTCCTGGCTTGTCCGTCGTGGTTGAAGGAAACCGCATTTCTGCCGTCGCCAAAACGCCGCGGATCCCGGAAAAGGCTCAGGTTATCGATGCCACCGGGAAGTTCCTGATCCCCGGTATGTGGGATATGCACAGCCACAGTCTGGACCGTTGGGCGTGGTCATCGCTGCTCAACATCGCGAACGGTGTGACCGGTGTCCGCGATCCCGGAGCGATCATGCCGTCCGGTGAAATTACAAAACTGCGCGATGACGTAGAGCAAGGCAAAGTTTTCGGCCCAAGATTTGTCGCGAGCGGACGGCAATTTGACGGTTCACCCAAAAGCCGAGCGAGCTACATTGAAACCAACACCGCCGATGAAATTCGCAACGAGATCAAGAAGCGGAAAGAATTCGGAATGGATTTCATAAAGATCTATACTCGTCTTTCTCGCGAAGTCTTCTTTGCAGCAGCGGATGAAACGAAGCGATCGGGAATCCCGCTCGATGGGCACGTTCCCCTTTCCCTTACCGCCGTCGAGGCTTCCGACGCCGGAATGAGGAGCATCGAGCATTCGTACCGTCACCGGATGGCGTGTGCGACCGCTGAGACTGAAATTCGTGAAATATTATTGAAGCAATTCAATTTAGGCAATGATGACCCAAAGGCCTACTGGCTCAATGAGGAAAAAGCGTTTTTGCTCGGCCTGAACACCTACAGCTCTGAAAAGTGCGTCGAATTGGGAAAGAAATTTGCCCGGAACGGAACTTGGTTCGTCCCTACATTGGTCGAAATGCAGACCCGGTTCAGGAACGAATATTGGGAAGGGCCGGAGTTTTCAGAACGCTTCAAGGATCCGCGGCTTCGCTTTGTTCCCAAGGCAAAGCTGCAGACGTGGCGCGAAAATATCCAGTGGGATGTCGGTTTCGTTAGCGGTCAAATGGTTTACGGCAACCGCGGCGAGGACGCGATCTTGAGCGAGCGGCGGCGCGAATTTGCAAACCGTATCAAAATGCCAGCGGACCTTCATCGCGGCGGCGCCAAAATACTTGCGGGAACCGACGCCGACTCCAACTTTGCGTTTTTGTTTTTTGGATTTAGCCTACACGACGAGCTCGAACTGTTGGTGAAGGGCGGGCTTTCCCCGCTCGAAGCTTTGCGGTCGGCGACCTTGAATCCCGCAATATTTCTCAAACGAGAGAAGGAACTTGGAACTATCGAAGCAGGAAAACTTGCTGATCTCGTTCTGCTAGATGCGAATCCGCTCGAGGATATCAGGAACACAAAAAAGATCAACGCAGTCGTCGTGAACGGAAAGTACTTGCCGAAAGCCGAGTTGGACAAGCTATTGGAGGATGCGGAAAGCATCGTGATGAAGCTATGA